Below is a genomic region from Lutra lutra chromosome 18, mLutLut1.2, whole genome shotgun sequence.
CTGAGGCAGAGGCGGGGAAGACAGCGTCAGGGAGAGAACTGTGCGAAGGGCCCGCGAGACTTTCTAGCGGTGGGCCTTGGGGTGAGCCAGGGACACCCCCAACCCCGCCCGGGGCCCAGCTGCTTATGTGTCAGCGGAGGGAGTCCCCAGCACCTACTCCGGAGTGGCGGAGCTGCGCCCGTATAGCGTTAGCGCTCTAGAAACTGTTGCTCAGATTTGGCAGAAtgtacccctcccccccaccaagcaCAAGCTCTCAGGGAAACAGCCCCGGGAGGAAGGAGGcgccccccactcccagctcgCCGGGAGCCTACCCTACGCCCCGCCACTGGTTACCATGACAACCGGGGACTCATCTCCGGACAGTCCCGTCAGCTTCCGGTAGAAGAGCTCGGCCACATCCCGACCGCCACTGTCCCCGCGGACTGACCGGATGGAAGGACAGCTAAGGAGTCAGCGACACAGGCTGGCTCTGGGGCGCTActcccacccaggcccctcctccCGCCCCGCAGGTCAAGGATACAATCCTTGTAGATGAGCGGGTCCCCTTTGGAAGATAGAATGAAGAACTGGGAGATCATGGCGGTTCCGGAGAGTAGGCAAGGAGACTGCGAGAGTTGGGCCTGCCCCGCCCTGCGGCCCCGGAACAAAAGGACGCGAGGCTGGCCCTTTAAGAGCGATCTCTCCTCGGCCGGTGCCAGCTCGGACCGCGGGAAACCCGGtgcccgccccgccccgtcccGCCTTTTCCTCCAGGTGCCCGCGATGCTGCCCCGTCACTCAGTCCACGCTCGCCCGGTAATTGGCCGAGACTGGGGCCTGCGGGCGAGTGGGAGGGGCGAAGAGCCTCCTCTCTGATAGGCCTGCTCGCAGCGGCGCCGGTCACGTGGGGCGCGACGTTTCGCGCCAATTTCGGTTGGTCTTGAGTAGCCCGCCGCGCGGACGCTTTCTGCCGTCCCAGAAGTGAGAGCCTTGAACTCGCCAACTGCTGCCGCACGGGCAATGGCAGTTAAGGACTACGTGCTAGAGAAAGGTGAGGGTGTGCAAACTTGGGAGGAGCGTCCTGCGCAGGAAGCCTTCCGGCCAACACCTGTTGGTGTGAACCGGCGTCCTGGGGGTCTGGGGTCGGCGCGCGACGCCAGAGGCAGGGTCGGGAGGCGGCGGGGCGAGGCAGACGGTGCCTGGGAGGCGCGCGGGCCTTCGAGGTCGGAGAAGAGTCGATCATCTTGTTTGGGGAAAGAGTGGGGGTTCGCGGGGTGTGGGGGGTCTGATAGCCGGGCTGGGGGCTTCAGAGGAGAGGGTCGCGCCCAGGAGAAACCAAGAGCTCAGGTGACCCTGTCCAAGGgccctgcgtccccagggacggGCACCCCGGGTTCGCTTTCCTCCGCGCCCTTACGCATTCGGAGCGCCCGCGTCCTTCGGAGACGCGCCGGAGTCCCGGGGGCGGGCGGGCCCGGACCGCTGCGCGTCGGGATTGGCCACTTTAGGCTTAGGCCAACCTCCAAGCGGAAGTGAAGGCGGGCGGAAGTTGCGCGACGTCGCTGGAGGGAGTGTCGTGTGTAAACAGTGTCCTTCCGCGCGGCGGCCCTGGAGAGAGCGGCTCGGGGCCGGGGCGTGCCTGGAACTGGGGGGCTTCGCGGGAGCCCAGGGGAGGAGGTGGTGCGGCGACACGGCGTGGCCTTTGACGAGCCGGCCAATCGCCGGACGGGCTCCCGCCTTGGGCGGAGGAATCCCGGGCTGTGAGGCGGCTGCATCTGGGCCCATGTGCTTCTTTGTTTACTAAGAGCGGAAGCAGTGgcgggagagggggtggggtggagcacGGGCCTAGTGGAGAGGTTGAGGAGCCCGAAAGAAAAGGGGGACTCAGGCGTGGAAGAAAAGCTGAGAACCTTGAGCTCGGAGTGTGTGGCGGGGCGTGGGAGCCCTTTGGGAAAGGGTACTGAGAATTTTAACTAAGAGCCTGGAATTCCCTGGGGGCGGGCGTAGGTTGTTGGGTAATGCTCTGACTGCCCGGGGCCCCTTCTTCCGTAGGTAAGAACGGACTTGTAAGAAGGAGTTCTGTCCTACTTGGGGAGAATTACAAAGGCTTTCTTCGATGTTCATGTAAACTGATTACTTCATACATTTTGTAAGCGAAGCGAGTTTTTTAGGTTTGCGTCAAGGGGTTTTTTGGCAAAGTATCTGAAAGACTGATTCTggtgattttacatttttcttccagaaaaggtTAAGAAATTCCTACAGGAGTTTTATCAGGATGATGAATTTGGCAAGAAACAGTTCAAATATGGGAACCAGTTGGTAAGTTTAAGACGAAGTGGAGGGAATGGGTGTTTGCTTAGGGAGTTGTAAGAGGTGTTCCGGTTAATTTCCTTAAGTATGTGTTGTAAGTGGTCGCTGGAGTGTTCTATTTAATACTTAGTAAGTGGGTGTAGTTGTACATGTTTAAAGATCAGAGTGTTTGGATGTTTACATCGGCTTCATGTACCTTCCTCCTTGCCGGCGGGCTTTCTCCCCTATAGAGTTAGGATGTCTTTGGGGGGGCTGAGAAGAGAGTATTGCTTGGTCTTTCCCCGCTATGGTGGGTGGACATTGCGAGGCCCGGTAAAGCGTGGCTCTGTTGCTGTCTCTTCTTGCCGCAGGTTCGACTGGCTCATCGGGAGCAAGTGGCAATGTACGTAGACCTAGACGATGTAGCTGAGGACGACCCTGAGTTGGTGGACTCAATCTGTGAGAACACCAGGCGCTATGTAAGGCTCTTCGCCGACGCTGTGCAGGAGCTCCTTCCTCAGTACAAGGAGAGGGAGGTGAGTGGTTGCAGAAAACCGCAGGGCGAGGAACAGGTTGCTTTTGGGACGCTTCTCAGATACTGGTGATTTTCTTGCTGGCAGAAAGAGAGCAGTCAATTCTGCCTCGTGCCCTTCATGGTCTTTGCTTACCTCATCCAGCTCATTTTTCTCGTCTTTCTTTAGGTGGTAAACAAAGATGTTTTGGATGTTTACATCGAGCACCGGCTGATGATGGAGCAGCGTAGCCGTGACCCTGGGGCAGCCCGAAGCCCGCAAAACCAGTACCCCCCTGAGCTCATGCGCAGATTGTGAGTGGTCTCTGTGGGGGAGGCTGTGGGAATTTGTTCTCCAGGACATTAATGTGACCATTTTCTACAACTTAGCGAGCTGTACTTTCAAGGCCCAAGCAGTAACAAGCCTCGTGTGATCCGGGAAGTGCGGGCTGACTCTGTGGGGAAATTGGTCACTGTGCGTGGAATTGTCACTCGTGTCTCTGAAGTCAAACCCAGAATGGTGGTGGCCACTTACACTTGTGACCAGTGTGGGGCGGAGACTTACCAGCCGGTACGTATAGAGCAAGGAATAGAAACACATTTAATTATTGGTGATTTTGCCCAGAATTAGTTTGTGTGCTGGTATTTATTTGTCGTTTATTATATTCTTGTAAAACGTGATTGTGTTCACTTGCCGGTCTTTTTCTGGTCTGTAGTGGTcgtttcatctgttttgtgttctttgttCCTATCATCATTTTGCTCAGGACAGGTCAAGACATCCTTCACCTTTTGTGGTGTGTGCTGTGAGGAGGAAGTGTTCACTCGGGTGACTGACTTCgtttccttctgctttccctttcttACATCCCAGATCCAGTCCCCTACTTTCATGCCTCTGATCATGTGCCCGAGCCAAGAGTGCCAGACCAACCGCTCAGGAGGGCGGCTGTATCTGCAGACGCGCGGCTCCAAATTCATCAAATTCCAGGAGATGAAGATGCAGGAACATGTGAGTTTGGGGTACAGGGCCCAGGAAAGGGGAGTTGAGGTGTCCACTCAGTTTCCGCAGCCACTCGCAGAGCggagggaagaaaaaacagagaggctgaggcagaggggtGACCTAGAGCAGGAGGGAGATTTGGCAAAGATGATCTCGGGGTCCCTTCTCTTGGCTCCTCAGGCTGAGAAGCGCAGTGGGATGTGTAGGCCCAGAAGATGCGGGCCTCGTCGGCTTCATGTACCTTCCTCCTTGCCCGCGGGCTTTCTCCCCTATAGAGTGACCAAGTGCCTGTGGGAAACATTCCTCGGAGCATCACCGTGCTGGTAGAAGGCGAGAACACGAGGCTCGCCCAGCCCGGGGACCACGTCAGTGTCACTGGCATCTTCTTGCCGATCCTGCGCACTGGGTTCCGACAGGTCGTACAGGTAGGAAAGGGGCGTGAAAGGAGGAAAGATGTGCTTTTCTTTGCCTCCACTCTcgccacctccccccccacccccccagagaGAACCGTCAGTGGCAGAGCAGCACGAAGGCCAGTGAAACGGCCTTCATCCGTGTCCTGGCGTTTTCCTGCCCAAGGGTCTCCTCTCTGAAACCTACCTGGAGGCCCATCGGGTCGTGAAGATGAACAAGAGCGACGACGACGAGGCTGTGGCTGGAGAGCTGAGCGCGGAGGAGCTGAGACACATTGCAGGTGAGGGGCCTGGGGGAGCCTGGGAACGGGGTTTTCTTTCTGgatccccccccatccccccagaaGTACTCTAAACTTTCCCACAGAGGAGGATTTCTATGAGAAGCTGGCGGCCTCCATTGCCCCAGAGATCTATGGGCACGAAGACGTGAAAAAggctctgctgcttctgctggtgGGAGGGGTCGACCAGTCTCCTCGGGGCATGAAGATCAGGGGTAAGGCCGGGcggaggggaagggggggggacagggcaggtgggagggagccAGAATGTCAAGGGTCAGCTTCCTGTGACAAGTCAAATCTGGGACCTCTGTGTCACAGAATAAGCACGGGGGCAGGAGAAGGAGCGCTGGCTGTTGGGGAGCATCTCGGGAGTATGTGTTGTCGGGCAGCACGCTGGAGAGAAGGGGTCAGCTGGAGTTCAACCCTTCTTCCAGGCAACATCAACATCTGCCTGATGGGGGACCCCGGTGTGGCCAAGTCTCAGCTCCTGTCTTACATTGATCGCCTGGCGCCCCGCAGTGAGTAACAACCCTGGGAGGGGTGAATGTACCAGACAGCGGGGCTGCGTGCTGCTCTGTTccttggtggtgggggaggggacgtGGTTCCAGAGCCAACACTCCATTTTCAGGGGCCTTGGGAAGGCCTGGACCTGGGGGGCCGGTAGAGCGGTTTCGCTGCGGGCCTCCCCTCCATCCTGTTCTCGCTTCttcccttgttctttttctcttcttcaacgtgtctttttctctgttcctgATGCTGCCGTTTAGGCCAGTACACCACGGGCCGGGGCTCCTCGGGAGTGGGGCTCACAGCAGCTGTGCTCAGAGACTCGGTGACCGGAGAGCTGACCTTGGAGGGCGGGGCCCTCGTGCTGGCCGACCAGGGCGTGTGCTGCATCGACGAGTTTGACAAGATGGCTGAGGCCGACCGCACGGCCATCCACGAGGTCATGGAGCAGCAGACCATCTCCATTGCCAAGGCCGGCATTCTCACCACGCTCAACGCCCGCTGTTCCATCCTGGCTGCTGCCAACCCTGCCTATGGGCGCTACAACCCTCGTCGCAGCCTGGAGCAGAACATACAGCTTCCTGCTGCGCTGCTCTCCCGATTTGACCTCCTCTGGCTGATCCAGGACCGGCCTGACCGGGACAATGACTTACGGTAAGTGGAGCTCAGCGGAGCTCAGCGCTCCAGGACACACCGCCCTAGTGCTCCGTAGGGAGGGAGAAGGTGTCCCTGCTTACGGGAGCTCTGGAGCCTTTCCCTCTTACGTGGGAGCTAGTCCTCGGTTCTTCAGGGAGATAGGGAGTCAGGACTAAAACCCCAGTGAGGATTCCACACTGTGAAGAGCTGGTGGGCTGAGCCGCGGGTAGAGGGACGGGGCACAGGGTATGTGGCCCCAAGGAGAATGTGTCTGCTTGCCTCCGCTCTGCCCAGGTTGGCCCAGCACATCACCTACGTGCACCAGCACAGccgccagcccccagcccagttTGAACCCTTGGACATGAAGCTGATGAGGTAGGACAGCTGGGGCAAGGCCGGCGCGCCGGGCCCGTCACCCCACATGGCGGCAGCCTGGGCCGTGTGTGCGTCTCCTGGAATGGGGTGTTTCTCACTACTGCGCCGCTCCCCTCTGGGGCTGAGAGCAGgctgtgcccacccccaccccgctggTGGCCTCAAAAGACGTAGCATCAGAACCTTTCTCGCCAGCTGCCCGTCTCAGGGTGGAGGCAGGTCCGGATTTCAGGAGTGGCTGGACACGGCTCCGTGTAGTTGATGGGTTTGCTCCGAGgggccccaggagcccccagttcTCCTTGTCTCGTCCCTGTTCTCTTGTTCTGTTGCAGTAAACAAAGTACAGTCGGGCCCCCGTCCTAGGTTCGGGGGAGGGGACTTGACCATCTTTTATGACTGGTGGATTTTTCctgtaaaattctttttctgaaaacttCGAAATCATTTGGAAGGTGCCACTGGGAGAACTCCAGTGATGCTCAAGcgaatttatttttcctacttgGGGGAGCAGGTGTTGCCTTCAGTGAATTCTTGCTTTCCCACAAACCTCTTCCACAGACGTTACATCGCCATGTGCCGGGAGAAGCAGCCCACGGTGCCGGAGTCTCTGGCCGACTACATCACGGCCGCATACGTGGAGATGAGGCGGGAGGCCTGGGCCAGCAAGGACGCCACCTACACTTCCGCCCGGACCCTGCTGGCCATCCTGCGGCTGTCCACGGCTCTGGTGAGCGCCCGGGCCCGCTCCGCCGGCGGGGGGGGCCGTTCCAACGTTCCCTGGGcagccacccccccccgcccagcaCCCCGGCCCTGCTATACCCATGGCGGCCTCCCTCCCGCTCAGGCCCTGCCGGTGCTAAAGTGCTGACAGTGCAGATAGCGGTCCTGCGGGCTACCGCACTGTGGGTACTTGCTGCTCCGGCAGGGCACGCACGGCGTCCCTGGAGGGAGAGGCCTGCCCCCGCTGCTCCAGCCTCacggcgggggggagggggtcgCCTGCACTCCCCCGTGTCCTCCGTCCTTGCTAGAAACCTGCAGTTCTGTCCGCACACCTTGGACCTTAGTCCTGGGGGCTCCAAAGTGCTGTTCGTGCAGGTAGTGTGATTACCTGACCTACTGCTGAGCTAGCACTTCCCGAGCCCCGGGGACGCGACCTCTCTGCCAGCCGCCTTCCTGGCCGAGTTCCCCCTGCTCTGTCTGTCGTGGTGGGGAGCCCAGGGGTGCTCCGGAGGGTCTGGTCTCCCTCACAGGACAGCGGAAGCCCGGGACTGGCCAGCGTTGCAAGGCGGAGACTTGGGCAATTGCTGGACGCTGCCCGCGCATTGCACTTGTCTCGGTCTGACAGTGCCGGCCCCGCACTGCGGCTGCTGGGCGGGGGGTCTCCTCTCGTCTTCGGGGCTGCCCTTCTTGAAGctggagcggggtggggggggtcccctgaggtgccctcccctcctcccgtgcccatctctccctcccttccccgcaGGCACGGCTGCGGATGGTGGACTCggtggagaaagaagatgtgaacGAAGCCATCAGGCTCATGGAGATGTCCAAGGACTCCCTGCTGGGCGACAAGGGGCAGACGGCGAGGTGAGCCACACCAGGCCCCGCGCCTCACCTGCCCCGGCTGTGTGTGGCGGTGGCCTCGGCGCGAACACGGCCGACGGTCCTCTGACCTCGCACCGCCCTGCTGTTCCCTGCAGGACCCAGAGGCCCGCGGACGTGATATTCGCCACCGTCCGGGAGCTGGTCTCCGACGGCCGGAGCGTGCGCTTTGCAGAGGCGGAGCAGCGCTGCATCTCCCGGGGCTTCACCCCTGCCCAGTTCCAGGCGGCGCTCGA
It encodes:
- the MCM7 gene encoding DNA replication licensing factor MCM7 isoform X2, with amino-acid sequence MAVKDYVLEKEKVKKFLQEFYQDDEFGKKQFKYGNQLVRLAHREQVAMYVDLDDVAEDDPELVDSICENTRRYVRLFADAVQELLPQYKEREVVNKDVLDVYIEHRLMMEQRSRDPGAARSPQNQYPPELMRRFELYFQGPSSNKPRVIREVRADSVGKLVTVRGIVTRVSEVKPRMVVATYTCDQCGAETYQPIQSPTFMPLIMCPSQECQTNRSGGRLYLQTRGSKFIKFQEMKMQEHSDQVPVGNIPRSITVLVEGENTRLAQPGDHVSVTGIFLPILRTGFRQVVQGLLSETYLEAHRVVKMNKSDDDEAVAGELSAEELRHIAGNINICLMGDPGVAKSQLLSYIDRLAPRSQYTTGRGSSGVGLTAAVLRDSVTGELTLEGGALVLADQGVCCIDEFDKMAEADRTAIHEVMEQQTISIAKAGILTTLNARCSILAAANPAYGRYNPRRSLEQNIQLPAALLSRFDLLWLIQDRPDRDNDLRLAQHITYVHQHSRQPPAQFEPLDMKLMRRYIAMCREKQPTVPESLADYITAAYVEMRREAWASKDATYTSARTLLAILRLSTALARLRMVDSVEKEDVNEAIRLMEMSKDSLLGDKGQTARTQRPADVIFATVRELVSDGRSVRFAEAEQRCISRGFTPAQFQAALDEYEELNVWQVNTARTRITFV
- the MCM7 gene encoding DNA replication licensing factor MCM7 isoform X1, whose product is MAVKDYVLEKEKVKKFLQEFYQDDEFGKKQFKYGNQLVRLAHREQVAMYVDLDDVAEDDPELVDSICENTRRYVRLFADAVQELLPQYKEREVVNKDVLDVYIEHRLMMEQRSRDPGAARSPQNQYPPELMRRFELYFQGPSSNKPRVIREVRADSVGKLVTVRGIVTRVSEVKPRMVVATYTCDQCGAETYQPIQSPTFMPLIMCPSQECQTNRSGGRLYLQTRGSKFIKFQEMKMQEHSDQVPVGNIPRSITVLVEGENTRLAQPGDHVSVTGIFLPILRTGFRQVVQGLLSETYLEAHRVVKMNKSDDDEAVAGELSAEELRHIAEEDFYEKLAASIAPEIYGHEDVKKALLLLLVGGVDQSPRGMKIRGNINICLMGDPGVAKSQLLSYIDRLAPRSQYTTGRGSSGVGLTAAVLRDSVTGELTLEGGALVLADQGVCCIDEFDKMAEADRTAIHEVMEQQTISIAKAGILTTLNARCSILAAANPAYGRYNPRRSLEQNIQLPAALLSRFDLLWLIQDRPDRDNDLRLAQHITYVHQHSRQPPAQFEPLDMKLMRRYIAMCREKQPTVPESLADYITAAYVEMRREAWASKDATYTSARTLLAILRLSTALARLRMVDSVEKEDVNEAIRLMEMSKDSLLGDKGQTARTQRPADVIFATVRELVSDGRSVRFAEAEQRCISRGFTPAQFQAALDEYEELNVWQVNTARTRITFV
- the MCM7 gene encoding DNA replication licensing factor MCM7 isoform X3; this encodes MYVDLDDVAEDDPELVDSICENTRRYVRLFADAVQELLPQYKEREVVNKDVLDVYIEHRLMMEQRSRDPGAARSPQNQYPPELMRRFELYFQGPSSNKPRVIREVRADSVGKLVTVRGIVTRVSEVKPRMVVATYTCDQCGAETYQPIQSPTFMPLIMCPSQECQTNRSGGRLYLQTRGSKFIKFQEMKMQEHSDQVPVGNIPRSITVLVEGENTRLAQPGDHVSVTGIFLPILRTGFRQVVQGLLSETYLEAHRVVKMNKSDDDEAVAGELSAEELRHIAEEDFYEKLAASIAPEIYGHEDVKKALLLLLVGGVDQSPRGMKIRGNINICLMGDPGVAKSQLLSYIDRLAPRSQYTTGRGSSGVGLTAAVLRDSVTGELTLEGGALVLADQGVCCIDEFDKMAEADRTAIHEVMEQQTISIAKAGILTTLNARCSILAAANPAYGRYNPRRSLEQNIQLPAALLSRFDLLWLIQDRPDRDNDLRLAQHITYVHQHSRQPPAQFEPLDMKLMRRYIAMCREKQPTVPESLADYITAAYVEMRREAWASKDATYTSARTLLAILRLSTALARLRMVDSVEKEDVNEAIRLMEMSKDSLLGDKGQTARTQRPADVIFATVRELVSDGRSVRFAEAEQRCISRGFTPAQFQAALDEYEELNVWQVNTARTRITFV